In Streptomyces sp. NBC_01408, one DNA window encodes the following:
- a CDS encoding TetR/AcrR family transcriptional regulator: MPKRVDHEERRTQIAEALIRVAGRQGLHAVGMRDVAAEAGVSLRLVQYYFQTKEKLLFYGLQHLTDRFTARVGARLAAAGPDPGARATVEALLLASLPTDEESRTFHLLYSSYAILSVTDEALAAQPFIDNPDAAENALTGLFRQAQESGLADRRADARTEAISLLAMTATMGTSILVGQRTPDSAVAVLRHHLDRIFTPS, encoded by the coding sequence ATGCCCAAGCGCGTTGACCACGAGGAACGGCGGACCCAGATCGCCGAGGCGCTCATCCGCGTCGCCGGCCGGCAGGGACTGCACGCGGTCGGGATGCGGGACGTGGCAGCCGAGGCGGGCGTGTCCCTGCGGCTCGTCCAGTACTACTTCCAGACCAAGGAGAAGCTGCTCTTCTACGGGCTCCAGCACCTCACCGACCGCTTCACCGCGCGGGTGGGCGCCCGTCTCGCCGCCGCCGGACCGGACCCCGGTGCCCGCGCGACCGTGGAGGCGCTGCTGCTGGCCTCCCTGCCGACCGACGAGGAGAGCCGCACCTTCCATCTCCTCTACAGCTCCTACGCGATCCTGTCCGTGACCGACGAGGCGCTGGCCGCCCAGCCCTTCATCGACAACCCCGACGCCGCGGAGAACGCCCTGACCGGCCTGTTCCGGCAGGCCCAGGAATCCGGCCTGGCCGACCGCCGTGCCGACGCGCGCACGGAGGCGATCAGCCTGCTCGCGATGACGGCGACCATGGGCACCAGCATCCTCGTGGGCCAGCGCACCCCCGATTCGGCCGTCGCGGTGCTCCGCCACCACCTGGACCGCATCTTCACGCCTTCCTGA
- a CDS encoding SHOCT domain-containing protein: protein MDDYPLLNLFWTMLWLFLWIMWFFLLFKVVTDIFRDHELGGWGKAGWLVLVLLLPFIGVFIYVIARGKSMSQRDVKQLKEQDEAFKTYVQKAAGSGGGSADELHKLSALKDKGDITQEEFDRAKAKILA, encoded by the coding sequence ATGGATGACTATCCGCTTCTCAACCTCTTCTGGACGATGTTGTGGCTCTTCCTGTGGATCATGTGGTTCTTCCTCCTCTTCAAGGTCGTGACGGACATCTTCCGTGACCACGAGCTCGGGGGCTGGGGGAAGGCGGGCTGGCTCGTCCTCGTCCTGCTGCTGCCGTTCATCGGCGTCTTCATCTACGTCATCGCCCGAGGCAAGAGCATGAGCCAGCGGGACGTGAAACAGCTCAAGGAGCAGGACGAGGCCTTCAAGACGTACGTCCAGAAAGCGGCCGGGTCGGGCGGCGGTTCGGCGGACGAGCTGCACAAGCTCTCCGCGCTGAAGGACAAGGGTGATATCACCCAGGAGGAATTCGACCGGGCCAAGGCCAAGATCCTGGCCTGA
- a CDS encoding potassium channel family protein, translating into MDHTASEWGDPAGPTDRGHGRLLVGCLLRSTASIVLLTALYYLAPLDDGFGVLAVVLLVLGLLLFGGVVVHQAAAITRAEHPRLRAVEALATAVPLFLVLFAATYFMLAVEIPQTFSERLNRTDALYFTVTVFTTVGFGDIVPLTETGRALATVQMVADLIVLGVIVKALVGAVRIGIRRRGSPLPPLEDEP; encoded by the coding sequence ATGGACCACACCGCATCCGAATGGGGGGACCCGGCCGGCCCGACCGACCGGGGGCACGGTCGCCTGCTCGTCGGATGCCTGCTCCGCTCGACCGCCTCGATCGTCCTGCTCACCGCGCTCTACTACCTCGCCCCGCTGGACGACGGATTCGGCGTCCTCGCGGTCGTCCTGCTGGTGCTCGGCCTGCTGCTCTTCGGCGGGGTGGTCGTCCACCAGGCCGCCGCCATCACCCGTGCGGAGCATCCGAGGCTGCGCGCCGTCGAGGCGCTGGCCACCGCCGTCCCGCTGTTCCTGGTGCTCTTCGCCGCGACGTACTTCATGCTCGCCGTGGAAATTCCGCAGACGTTCTCGGAGCGGCTGAACCGGACCGACGCGCTGTACTTCACCGTCACCGTGTTCACGACCGTCGGATTCGGGGACATCGTGCCCCTCACGGAGACCGGCCGCGCGCTGGCCACCGTGCAGATGGTCGCCGACCTGATCGTGCTGGGCGTGATCGTCAAGGCCCTCGTCGGCGCGGTCAGGATCGGGATACGCAGGCGCGGGAGCCCGCTCCCGCCGCTGGAGGACGAGCCGTGA